From a single Silene latifolia isolate original U9 population chromosome 6, ASM4854445v1, whole genome shotgun sequence genomic region:
- the LOC141587370 gene encoding calcium-dependent protein kinase 1-like, producing MGNCNGLPSTLSHLRSYDSSPPAPPNPPHQPDPKPEPKPPPPPSPPQHHPQPNSNSNSNSNMGRVLGRPMSDVRSTYIFGRELGRGQFGVTYLVTHKDTRQLLACKSIATRKLINQDDIEDVRREVQIMHHLTGHRNIVELKGAYEDRHAVHLVMELCAGGELFDRIITKGHYSERAAARLFRQIVTVVYNCHSMGVMHRDLKPENFLFLSESDDSPLKATDFGLSVFFKPGEVFRDLVGSAYYVAPEVLRRSYSAEADIWSAGVILYILLSGVPPFWGENEQGIFDTILVGHLDFSSEPWPSISSSAKDLVKKMLRQDPKDRLSALDALNHPWMREDGDVSDKPIDIAVLTRMKQFRAMNKLKKVALRVIAENLSEEEIMGLKEMFKSIDTDDSGTITYEELKAGLPKLGTKLTESEVRQLMEAADVDGSGTIDYMEFITATMHMNRMEKEEHLYKAFEYFDKDKSGYITMEELEQALKKYNMGDEKTIREIIAEVDTDNDGKIDYDEFVAMMKKGNPDMIGNRRRR from the exons ATGGGCAACTGCAATGGCCTCCCTTCCACTCTCTCCCACCTCCGTTCCTACGACTCCTCTCCTCCGGCTCCACCCAATCCACCTCACCAACCCGACCCGAAACCCGAACCCAAACCTCCACCCCCACCTTCTCCACCACAACACCACCCCCAACCAAACTCCAACTCCAACTCTAACTCCAACATGGGCCGGGTCTTGGGCCGGCCCATGTCAGACGTCCGGTCCACATACATCTTCGGCCGAGAACTAGGCCGAGGTCAATTCGGCGTTACCTACCTAGTAACCCACAAGGACACGCGCCAGCTACTCGCGTGCAAATCAATCGCTACTAGAAAACTAATCAACCAAGACGACATCGAAGACGTCCGTCGCGAGGTCCAAATAATGCATCATTTAACCGGACACCGGAACATTGTGGAACTCAAGGGTGCATACGAAGACCGACACGCGGTTCATCTTGTAATGGAACTGTGTGCTGGTGGTGAATTGTTTGATAGGATTATTACTAAAGGACATTATTCGGAACGAGCTGCGGCCAGATTGTTTAGACAGATTGTTACTGTTGTTTATAATTGTCATTCTATGGGAGTTATGCATCGTGATCTTAAACCTGAGAATTTCTTGTTTTTGAGTGAGAGTGATGATTCTCCGCTTAAAGCTACTGATTTTGGTCTCTCTGTGTTCTTTAAGCCAG GAGAAGTCTTCAGAGACCTTGTTGGAAGTGCCTATTATGTAGCACCTGAGGTCTTACGCCGTAGTTATAGTGCTGAGGCTGATATTTGGAGCGCTGGAGTGATATTATATATTCTGCTTAGCGGAGTTCCACCATTCTGGGGAG AGAATGAACAGGGTATTTTTGATACCATTCTAGTGGGACATCTTGATTTCTCATCTGAACCGTGGCCTTCAATATCCAGCAGTGCCAAAGATCTCGTTAAGAAGATGTTACGGCAGGATCCTAAGGATAGGCTTTCTGCTCTTGATGCtttga ATCATCCATGGATGAGAGAAGATGGAGATGTTTCTGATAAGCCAATTGATATTGCCGTTTTAACAAGGATGAAGCAGTTCAGGGCAATGAACAAACTAAAGAAAGTAGCTCTAAGG GTAATTGCGGAGAACCTCTCTGAAGAAGAAATTATGGGTTTGAAGGAGATGTTTAAATCTATTGATACTGATGACAGTGGAACTATAACTTATGAAGAGTTAAAGGCTGGACTACCTAAACTGGGAACAAAACTGACTGAATCTGAAGTTAGGCAGTTAATGGAAGCG GCTGACGTGGATGGCAGTGGAACAATTGATTACATGGAGTTCATCACAGCCACAATGCATATGAATAGGATGGAAAAGGAGGAGCATTTGTACAAGGCATTTGAATATTTTGACAAGGACAAGAGTGG GTACATAACAATGGAGGAATTGGAACAAGCCTTGAAGAAGTATAACATGGGCGATGAGAAAACAATAAGAGAGATCATTGCAGAAGTAGACACAGATAAT GATGGTAAAATTGACTACGATGAATTTGTGGCCATGATGAAGAAAGGTAACCCTGACATGATTGGTAACAGACGACGGAGATGA
- the LOC141587373 gene encoding uncharacterized protein LOC141587373, producing MLSSSSYFISNRPLTLPSGSKIRVSNRSVSLSPLNRSFRIANSNLSLSKSKWKICCFRQEELPAENLKSDVVEDVLADELVKPKLDNPELVKKDWTSGFREAVDAVFRAIGDRWSVPWTGETILQVMLLWIASFWFVGSWMMPFAAHMAGFSKESLTYRGQALYSLLTDVTEGLAGIAILHRCLSRFRPLPPGWFKFSLKGKWHFDVALGCLMFPLVNRLSQFNLDILPLLPSTPVTLSSVEQSILARDPIAMGLYIVVVSVCAPIWEEIVFRGFLLPSLTKYMPVWCAILVSSVVFALAHFNVQRMLPLILLGVVMGTLFARSRNLLPSMLLHSLWNAFVFLDLMK from the exons ATGTTGAGCTCTTCTTCTTATTTTATCTCCAATCGTCCTTTAACTTTACCTTCTGGttctaaaattagggtttcgaatcgTTCTGTGAGTTTATCCCCTCTTAATCGCAGCTTTCGCATTGCCAATTCCAATTTGAGCTTATCGAAATCT AAATGGAAGATATGTTGCTTTAGACAAGAAGAGTTACCAGCAGAGAATTTGAAGTCGGATGTGGTTGAGGATGTTCTTGCTGATGAGTTGGTGAAGCCGAAACTCGATAATCCGGAGCTTGTGAAAAAAGATTGGACCTCAGGTTTCCGTGAG GCGGTTGATGCAGTTTTTAGAGCGATTGGGGATCGCTGGAGTGTACCATGGACAGGGGAGACCATACTGCAA GTTATGCTATTATGGATTGCCTCATTTTGGTTTGTAGGCTCTTGGATGATGCCATTTGCAGCCCACATGGCAGGATTCAGTAAAGAGTCCCTGACATATCGTGGGCAAGCCTTATATAGCCTTTTGACCGATGTAACCGAAGGATTAGCAGGGATCGCAATCCTCCATAGATGTCTTTCCCGTTTTCGACCTCTTCCACCAGGTTGGTTTAAATTCAGCCTAAAAGGGAAGTGGCATTTTGATGTTGCTCTTGGATGCCTTATGTTTCCCTTGGTCAATCGTCTTTCACAATTCAACCTTGACATACTTCCTTTATTGCCTTCAACGCCTGTCACTCTTTCTAGCGTTGAGCAGTCTATCTTAGCACGGGATCCGATTGCAATGGGGTTGTACATTGTGGTTGTTTCCGTTTGTGCTCCTATCTGGGAAGAGATAGTCTTCCGGGGTTTCCTTCTCCCTTCCTTGACGAAGTACATGCCAGTATGGTGCGCTATACTGGTAAGCTCTGTTGTCTTCGCTCTTGCACATTTCAATGTACAGAGGATGCTTCCACTAATTCTTCTGGGGGTAGTTATGGGTACTCTCTTTGCTCGGTCTCGTAATCTTCTACCCTCTATGTTGTTGCACAGCCTGTGGAATGCATTTGTATTCTTAGATCTAATGAAGTAG
- the LOC141588793 gene encoding uncharacterized protein LOC141588793, producing the protein MEAKGTRKERSRINEKGKDFCKSKLWKLPGPSMWKILLWRIITNTLPIGKEFERRKIGETFRCGLCAGYEDYLETLEHLFRDCYISARIWAGSELGIRGESAVGLNIGDWIINWIHFLSNLEEGEERVLKFMATLWQIWLLRNNVLFNGVKIDPLTLFRTLALSVQDCVKGLKLEEERREKRQKDQVVGSMPRMMDAKELQAGRPFFVIGKQDQCRGTRVKVDASWDRNLEAACGWVAYDRWGVETHREKRKWKAESAIQAEALGLWEVCVWARDRGELHLEVTMDCLKVG; encoded by the coding sequence ATGGAAGCTAAAGGAACCCGGAAAGAAAGGTCAAGGATAAATGAGAAAGGGAAAGACTTTTGTAAATCGAAACTTTGGAAGCTTCCGGGCCCATCCATGTGGAAGATCCTGCTATGGAGAATCATCACCAACACGCTTCCAATAGGTAAGGAGTTTGAAAGAAGGAAGATTGGGGAGACTTTTAGGTGTGGTTTGTGTGCGGGTTATGAGGATTACCTAGAGACGTTGGAACATCTCTTTAGGGATTGTTATATCTCTGCTAGGATATGGGCAGGATCAGAGCTGGGTATTAGAGGAGAGAGTGCTGTGGGGCTGAACATTGGCGACTGGATTATAAATTGGATTCATTTCTTATCAAACCTTGAGGAGGGGGAGGAAAGGGTTCTCAAGTTCATGGCTACACTTTGGCAAATATGGCTGTTAAGAAATAATGTTTTGTTTAATGGGGTGAAGATTGACCCCTTGACTCTTTTTAGAACCCTGGCTTTGAGTGTTCAGGATTGTGTAAAAGGTCTAAAACTCGAGGAGGAAAGACGGGAGAAGAGGCAGAAAGACCAGGTGGTGGGGTCCATGCCTAGGATGATGGACGCTAAGGAACTACAGGCAGGACGCCCGTTCTTCGTGATTGGGAAGCAGGACCAGTGTAGGGGTACCAGAGTAAAGGTTGATGCAAGCTGGGACAGGAATCTTGAAGCAGCTTGTGGCTGGGTGGCTTATGATAGATGGGGAGTGGAGACCCATAGAGAAAAAAGAAAGTGGAAAGCGGAGTCCGCGATACAAGCGGAAGCCCTCGGATTATGGGAGGTCTGTGTTTGGGCGAGAGATAGGGGGGAGCTTCACCTGGAGGTTACAATGGACTGCTTAAAAGTCGGTTAA